The sequence TAACAGCGGGAAACCTTGTTGGGGATGCAAAGACTGGTGGTTGGTCCTTGGACTGAGAATGGATTAGTCTAAGGAAAGCCAATAGACATAGCAAGATGCTGAGAACGATGAATAGCCTTGAAACGAAGCTCAAAAGCCGGCTCATGGATGCTGAAGAAGCTCTCTTCTTGGCCATGGTTACTTTTCCTCTCATTTCCTCGTGCAATCtgtgtaagagagagagagagagagagagagagagagagagagagagagaggactgaAGGAAACGTTTTAAACCAAGTCAATCAATTAATAAGGAAAGCTGAAACTGCACTTTTGCGTTTCTGTTTCTCCATTTCTGTTATTTGTTTAGAACCCAGTGGCAATGAAACGCATCCCTTcctcataaatgggggtaaggctagccgacattcacctctcccagaccctgcgtaaagcgggagccttgtgcactgggtacgaccttttttttatctttcttttaaTTAAGTAGGTTTTAATTTGATAATATAGATTTTGGCAAGCACTGCCAGAGTAAGCATTTGACACAATGGAATGATGGACGAATCAaacttaggggtggtttgggagtgaggtgcttaaaaaaaaaacacccatgaaaaaaagctgtgagggttttaggtgtttggtaaactaaaaaaaaaaagcttattttggaaactgctgtgagaataagctgaaatcaaaggaaaaagctgaagcagctatttgcagctttggaaaactggccttttttcaaagcacacggagctacagtgctcctttaatgaaaagacccactatcagactgtttttctttttccaatagcacttttacaaaaaagtttaccaaacactctgctgatttatttcacagccgcttattctcacagcacaaccgcttattctcaccacagcagtttttttttcaaagcacagcaataccaaaccagcccctAATCTGATTTAAATCATTGTAGGATAGTTGCGGGACGGTCAAAAGGCTATTGTGTTGATGGACCAGCTACTCACATCCGCGAGAGTCATGTAAGAGCCCGTGAGGCGTGCAAGGGTAAATTACAGAAAAAATTGACGCGCAAGTAAGTAGGAACATCAGCTGGAACATCAAGAGTTTCACAAGGGGGTGTCTTTTATTCAGTGAACGTAACTTCTGTATACACAAAAAGAACAATGTTCAAATCCATAAAAAATTAGAAGTCCCCCAACATTTGGGTGGAGGCCCCTATTCCCTAAACAACTTTACATTACACGCTTTCAGTAAACTAGGAGTTCATCTTACATCAGCTCTTTCTCTGTCGTTGCCAAAACTACTGCATCTAGTTAACAGTCCACTAGTGTGAAGCTCAAAGAATTGGTATTTGGTCGCAAAGGTATCTTATTTGGTGTTACTCATTAGGTAAGCTACTATGCATCCCAACACAGCACCTGCAGCAACCTGAGaccaaaccaaatgaaaaatgtCACTGAGACTTGCCGATTAACTACGTTGCATGGATATTTTAGCCGGAATTATTCTAAAGCAAAACCTTGTGATTGTTTCATATTGATAAAATTATTAGTGATCAGAGAAAAATACACGACGGTCAATGAATAACACTCCAGTCTTGTCCGGTGAAACAACATCTACCAAATAACATCATTTCCAGACACAGAAAGAGGAGTATTGCGTACGTTTAAACGAATTATCATTAGACAGCTATGTCGCACATCGTGTCAGTGCTTACAAAACATGTTCAACTGATTTACTTCTCGGGGTAGGAAAACGAATTATGAGAAAAACAATCCTTTTATCGTTGAATCAGAGATTCTGTATCGATTTGGTGGGTAATTTGAGGACCAAAATGCAGAATGGGATCAACAAATCATATGCAGCTAACACAGCTAATCTAATGATATACTCAAATCTCAAGGGATGTGCAGCAATCAAGAGTAGTGCAACAAACCTGTAGCGGAGTATGTCCAAGTGAATCGCGCAGAGGTCTAACGCTGGACAAAGGATGCTCTGGAGGAAGCTCACACACAATTAGGTTCAGCAACTGCAACAATAGTTTGCGATTATCACACACACAAGTGCGAAAACATTCTCTTATCAAGCAGTCTGATATGTTACGTGCAATACTAATAACTCGAGGCACATATCCAAACAAAAACCCACCCAATCGATTTTTCAAATTGACAGTCTAACAACATAACGAGTCGAAAAAAACACAAGATTACATTTTTATGTAACGCAAAGCTCAAAGAGTTACCTCGGCTTGCCGACCAGCATGAAGTCTCACTCCTGAGGCATCATACATAACCTGAAAACGTTCACATATGTTTACCAAAACGGCGACGTTGCAGCTAAAcatgaaatgaaggaaaaaggtTGAAACTTTTGTACATACAATGCACGCTAAGACAAAGGCAATGGCGAAGGCAGGTCCTCCGGTGCCGTCCTCAAGGCCAACGGCGACGGCCAGAGCCGTCACCGTGGCGGAATGTGACGACGGCATCCCGCCGGAATCGAGCATTTTCTTCGAGTCCCATCTCTTTTCTTTGTACCTAAAAACACTCACAAAAGACTCAATTCCACACCAATTTGACCCTAGAAATTCCAAATCGCAAAATTGAGCTGCAGAAATGAGAGATTGTACTGACCAGGTGGTGAAGAGCTTCAGGAACTGAGCGAGAGCGCATGCTAGGAGCGCAGCGAGGAGAGCGAGGTTCGATGGGATCGCCGCCGCCGTCGACGGCGAAGACGACGTCGTCGCATCCGCAGCCGTCATCACCTCGTCCATTCGCTCTCACAAGAGAAGTCAGAGACGGGGAACCAGAAAAGAAGGAAAGAGGAGGAAGTATGAGTCGACTGGGCCCCACAGCCGAGTCCAACCCGCCAATCAGATGTGAGCTGGAATGCATTgtctgttttgattttttttctacttTGATCACATTAAATATGCACCATCCAATCAGGAGAAAGGGTCtgatgaatttatttatttattttaagagaaattagattcatatttttctttttgttatttcatttattaaaattctattcatttttaatttttgatcaatgtCATTgaatattaataacatcattaattatttgaataataaaatatttttatttttaaatatattcctttagtgttaaaaatgttacaattagtatatttatatttatagctaaaatttttatcatatatttctatttttagtttttttcatttttaatttgtacccatataatagttttttttttgtgcccatgttttttaaagtttgatttgtgtttgtacccatatgtataccgtcacgtgacattgtatatttaatcaatgatagaaaaattacatatggtatatttatgttttatgcctaaactttgtatcgtatatttatatttttagtttgtacccacctttaatttgcaacatttttttaaatttgtagtattttctttttagttttattttgtacccatgtattaatttcttttagtgcctatattttttaaaaattcatttgtactcataattttttaatttttttatctgtatcctaatttatttataatgtacccattcttctttattaatgtaccactttgttatatgtgaaatgtaccaattttttttaacactatggatacattcttttgccatttattatttctcatttttacatagtttttgtccatttattcaatcaaaatgtttgaatttttttattgtaaccgtttctaatagtattataatgagagattttaaatttataggattataaatctcataaaatatgaaacaattaatgtcaaaactataaaaatataaatattaattgtaatataataaGGTATACAAAGTCAaaagactttgatcaaactttgaataacattaaggttttagtcaaagaatgttaaggattagatACCGCATTCAAAGtatccctttattttatttattttccaacATTTTTTTGGGATCAATGCGGTGGATTTGGTTTGTGGAATTTTGGTTCTCTGTGGAAGAAGCAAAGTAGTTTCGAAGAAATTCTACCATTCACAAGGATAAGTGGAGTTGGAGATAAACTTTGCTAAAGCTGTCTAACGAGTCATTTTTCTACTTATCTTTTCGTATGCGGCACTAGACATAAGGAGTAGAGAGACCTTCTTGAGATTAATGCATAGTTTTAGTAGCGTCATTAGTTCAACGAATGTTGCTAAAAATTGGTCTCAATATCTGTGGATATTTGCAATGTTACATTAGAGTATCTCTCGGGGTCAATTACACAGTGGGTGGGTCTAAGTACGATGCGCATGCTGCCTAGGGCAGCTCTCACATTAGGTCCGATTAGCGTGGATCAAGGGAGATCAAAACATAGAGATCTCGTAATTTGAGATGATATATAAACGTGGTTAGACAGCCCTACCGAAGTACTTTTCATAACAAGAAGAGCATCGGCAGCAGAAGGCCTAATAACTCTCCCTACAATTCCTTTACAATGCCCCCTCTGGACTGCAGATATGTCGACCTCCTAAGCCGAAAAACAAAAGTCACAACACCCTCTTAAGGGATGACCTTCTGAGCATCGTCCTCGGGCGTTGATGCTGATGAAGAACCGCTACATTTGCTTGGCAATGGTGTATTCCTTTGAGAACTGCGTTTTGTCAGGACAACTGCGGGCTCCTTCTCAAATTCCCGGGCAGGGGGATCGTTCTCGCTGTCATCTTCACCGTTGAAAACTGGGTGGCTCTCTTGTGCGTTCTAATGTACCTTTCGTCGTTGCTTCCTGCAATCCACCATAACAAAATGTTCATCGCAGTCAAATCACTTGGACCAACACAAAGGAGAACTAGGAATGTCAAAATGTGAATTTATATTTGTAGCAATCAATTGGATACAGTAGCATACATTTCGGCTGCCCGCACTTACAGAAACGTGACCCACATGTGATTAAAACCCCACTAACAAAAACGTGACCCACATGTGATGGTAAACTCCACTTTTGTTAGAGAGGTTGATACAAATGTGGTATGAAGAATGTGATAAAAGTAGCAATTTTgataaatataaaacatagaTTGAGTGAATTTACGGGTGACTTGTGACTACAGAGAAAAAGAAGGTTAGATTGATTGAAAAGGAGGGAGTTAAAGACGGTTGAGAAGGGAGGAAGGTCGGGTAGGagtttaaatcctaacagataTTTGACAGAATTCTTACTTGTGGATAAAATTTGTTAACAAGCTTTACCACAAAAACTTTTTTCCGAATAACTTATCACCACATGAATTATTAATCCGATTTGGCCTTGCAAACATATGATACAAGTTTGCATGTCCCTCTTTGGTTACTCGTCTCTCTGAACACATGAATCACGTGATGATGAGAAATTAAAAGGTGACAAAATTGTTGCAGGCAAGTTGTTTATTACTCTTAATGCAACACAACGTTGAGTGAGAGATGGGTGGAAAGTGTGACCAACACTTCCTTATTTTCATCCGATTGAACCTCTCTTGTACTTCTTGTGACATTCATTTTGCATTGCCAACTTCCACATTTAACAAGTCCATATGTTTAGTACCAATCACGAAAAAAAGGGTTCTTTGCAAAAGAAACTTGTATTAGGGTGTGTCGACAATGTCTTTTGTAAGACACATGTACAAACACGTCCCACACAGATCATTCTCTATATTTAtagtaccgtttggtacgtgggacgggacggaatggAGTGGGACGAGACGTTCCGTCCCAcatttggtgcgcctaaaacggaTGGAACGCGCTGTTCCACATGAcgaattttggatgaatttttatTCCGCCTCACCCCtctggaacgactcgttccacatccgtggaacacaaaattataacctctccgtctccttcttccttcttgtttCCATCCGAAAGCATCTTTACTTCCTCTCCGTTCCGTTTCGTCCCGTCccattccgttccgtcccgtcttgTTTACATACCAAACAATAACGGATCAGTCTCTATATTAACGGATCATTCTCTATATACTAACGCTAGTTTATCAAGAATACACAAGAAAAACACACAGGATATCAAATTGGGACTACAATGTCTTTTGTCAGACAGCTTAACAaacatattttctttgttaaacagCTAACGTGTAGCAGTACAGGCTACAGCACAAAAGCACTACAATTGGCCAATATCACAAGAAATTATTAACACAAATAATCCGCAGCAGCGAGTGGGCAGACATCTTTCCCAAATGTTTCCACTTGTTTGTCACCATTTATGTCCAAGACAACACAGATGCATCGTCACATGCACAAAGGATGCAATTCAAACACACATGCAAGCAAGCTTAGACAATGCCGGGAAACTTGGAACTCGCGTGTGACGATTTTAGTTCTTTTGATGCACGGCAACCCGGTGGATGTCCATCTCCTTCAGCATGACAGAACGCCCGCATGAGTCGCACGGGGCTGTTCTCGACCCACATGCACTCTCGTGCTCAGACAATCCTCTCATTCTGTCCCGAACATCTATAGCGGAGTTTCCAGCTTGAACCATGTCCCCACAGAATCGACATGCGATTAGGCGAAGGGGGCAAACGGAGGCTTGGTGTTGCACCTGAACACACGGCAAAAACAGAAAATTTCAGCCATTAGGGCCGTTACAAGAAATTCATAGTTAATGATctaatttgaaagaaattttTTAGCAATGAAATGAAAAATGTAAAGATGCAATACGGGAGGAGGGGTAGAATAGTTCTTACCATCTCTTCCTTCTCGAGCACAATTCCACAGGAGCAGTGAAGTGGCTCATGGAACACTTTCATGTGCTTTTCCATTTCCCCCTGATGAAAAGCTTGCTCACATTTCGGACAATGGACGTGATTCTTGGCCTCCTCAACCCTGAGAACAACTCCGCAACCAGCATGCTGACAAACAACATTATGTCTGCTACAATAGGCTTCATGAAGCGATATTGTGCGACTGGGTATATAACGCTTACAATTCTTACACTCTACAGTATCCATGTCCATTGCTGATGAGGACGAAACAGCCTGCTGACCCATCGTCCGATTACTGTCATCTTGAACATTCACTGATGCTTGGTACTTGGTTGTTCCCTTAAACCCATACACACCAACACTGTAAGTTCCTGCTTCCAAGCTCTTGTCTTTTGAGCCAAGGATCAATACCTTCGAACCAATGTCATGGGATGACCATTCATGCTGGTGCCTTGTTGGGAATATGAGAGGATGCTTGGAGATGTAAATATCGGTATCTCCAGAATTTGGCTCCGCTTCTATCCTCACCTCGACTTTTGCATCCCCCGACGCAATTTTCTCCCAAGTATCATTATCTATGGTAAACTTGTAATACGTGTAGTGCCCTTCGTCAACCGTTCCAGATTCTAATGTTCCAAATATAAGTGGTTTTAGGACATTTTCATGAGTCTTCTCCGAATCATTATCAGCACCAACTATGTCAACTTCAATATCCGTTTCTAGAACAGATACACTTGAAGAGGGTTTTAACTCAAGGACCTGTAACTTATATACCAGCTCCCCGTAGTTGACTGTAAATATATCGTCCTCAGAAAGGGTGGCATGCTGACGAAGGCTTGTTTCGAGGATGGCCTTGTGATTGGGCAAGTCTGAAAAACCCACCCTAAGAGGTTGAAGTTTTGCATAAGTCCCCTTAGAAAGCCAGACATAGAGAACTTCTATCAAAGGAATATTTGGTGTATCTGTCGGAAATAAGTTCTGCCATACATGAGGAGGAAGCCCAACAAAACCTTCATCTGCAGTGAACTCCAAAACGCCCGAATGGGTGCTCCTACCCTTCTCCTTATCAGCATCAATCATTTCTGACGAACCCCCTTGATGTACTGTTGACAACTTAAAGTACAAGGGTCCTTGATCAAACGCACCTTGATCTTGCAATTCGTTGAAGCAGGAAGCTGGCAACTTAATCTTATCTCCACTACCCTGGCAACGTACAGCTTCAAATACGCGGTAAAACATGACTCCCCGTCCAACAAGTAAACTTTCTTGCATTTGTTCATCAACCTGAAGAAATATAGTtggaattataaataaaaaaaaaaacaattaatcaACTgagaaaaaatttgaacctcccACATCACTACCCTAATAACAAAGATAAAATACGGCTTTTTTAGGTAACGTAGATTAAAGGAAGCAGGTCCGTACCGATTCGAATTCATGGGATACATATTTGGTACATTTAGGACTGTAGGAACAAATCAATAGCCATTAAGATTTACCCGGGCACATTGTAATCATAGGGCCTATGCTCCGAAAAAATAAGAATAACATCTGGCACTAGCTATTCGATTCCAACAACATTGATTACCAAGGCATTGTGTGTTCGAAAATTTACTGGGATTAACGAAAAAAGCGAAGATTTGCTATCAATAAAGTCATAAATTTTCAAAGAATTACTCAATTTTCTATGAATCGAGTCATAAACATTTGAAGAACTACTCGATTTTCTACCAATAAAGTCATGAGCTTTCGAACAACTATGCGATTTTCTACAAATAAAGTCACAAAAGTTCGAAACCCAATGAAATTTCAAACACTCTTCCTAAACAGTTGGAGCAATCAGTgtacaaaacaagctaaaattcaagaagaaaaaatgacCAATTTCAACAATCAAAGGCAATCCGGAAATTAATTAATGGGAATTGAGAAGGGACCTTGAGTTGGGCTTGGGCGGCATCGAAGAGGCGTCTGGACCGCTCGGCGTCAATGGCTTCTCTCAGCTTCTTAGCTTCCTCTTTGGCCTTCCTCTCCTTCTCCAATTTCCGCCTCGCACTCTCTTTCCTCTCCTTCTGCTCCTTTTCTAGCTTCTCTCTCGCTCTTCTCAGCTCGAAatccatctctctccctctcgtctgtctctctctctgctcGTTGGTCGTATTTGGAAGCTTTTGATGTTCTCAGAAATCAGAGTCGGAGTTCGTGTTGGTTAAGAAACCACAGAATAGGCAGAGAAATTAGCTTTTCTTCTGGGTTTCTGTTGGTTCCAGCAGTTTTCTTTGACAGTAGATTTGTGGATTCCAGAAGGATCTGGGCCCTTCGTTTAGGAATACGTCTATTGGACTGCTTCATGGGCCTATGAACCCAAATAGATTGTATAGAGGCCCAATAGAATATGAAAAAACCAGTTGACAAATATGAAATTGAGGAATGGGGaggatcaggatcctcttctgagcagatggagaggatcATCTGACCAGGCCTATCGGGCAGTTCAATTTTTATCTAACGATTATAATTATTATCATTTTTAAAGGggccccctgtttgtagccgttggataaaaattgaACGGCCCGATGTgcctggtcaggaggatcctctccatttgctcaggagaggatcctcatccgaATGGGGATTCAAATCCTTGATTTTTTACTTGGAACTTGAAAAGTAAGTAAGGGGTGAGGGTTTGAAACTGAGTTTGAACCCAGACACAATTAATGTGTTGAACAAAAAGATCataattgtggatgcaaatttctgtctttttttcatttgacgaaaatgcatctacaaaataataacacctaataTTAAGGTCAAAAACCTCACGCGCtcatgatgaatggggggggctttagCCGAAGAATTTCCGATgacaaagttagaatttgagagaaaaagtttttgagaatttttggtagagaatgaacttaggtttttgaaaaaatgtggggctatatataggggtgtgaccagccctatttggagaaatagGGATCGGTCACTTATGGTGGAATTTTTGCTCATATTGCAAGAGCTTATGTCAAATAATATTTtgcaattaatttggtaattaatcaattaatttggtaatttaatccaatttgaaaagaatgattgggagttaccttgtggggaggatttgatgatGAGTGATGAGAtgattttgaataaataccattttgatcacttttgacctCGACTAAGccgttattgtccgttgcatgcgCATGGGAATCCCAGTGTGCcttaagggtaattttgtcttttttactCAAAAGTCCACATAttgcctccataattttcttgattactttttgctccacaaatgcccccacacttgtttgGCTACTTGCAGGAAAGGGCAATAAGTGTAGAGATCTTTTCTTATTTTAGGAAACAtaggattgtttcctattttgatttagaatccctctttaattggaaattagatcattctaggaaagagaaataaattacTTCTAAAGTCTATTTAATTCTACAttaagtagatgattaaatcaactttagagagcaattcattctaccctacaagagagagaaagctagaggatatttgttccccctcccttagcaatcttctacacttgcctgtgcaaatgaccgtctttcgttgctttcttcgtcttcacaccgtaccaaggtaagaaaaaattaatttttccttgtcttcgtaGTTTTTTGGGAGCCTTGAGGGTTGAAATTTGGCTTGACGAGGGTCGAGAAGGCTTGAAAAATGGCTTGAATGGGCCACGACACTGTTGTCGTGGTCAGCATGGTTCGACAGTGCCTCAGCTTGGGCTAAGGGCTGGCAGCGCGAGCCTAGGGCTCCGGTGTGTGGCTGGCTTGGGCTAGGATGTTGGGCGCTGGACTGGGCCTGGCACATGCTAGATTAGTGATGGGCCAAGGAGGTGCGAGCctcatttccttttattttttttgtttttttgctaGGCTCGGGCCCCGTGCATGAGATGAGAGAAAAAGGGAGGCGTGAGGGCACCAGCCCCCTTCCATTGGATAAGGTCGCGAGGCCATTAGGCCATAGGGTCTGGTgcaccatgtttttttttttttttgcgcagCCGTCTAACGAATTTTCCTCG is a genomic window of Malus domestica chromosome 09, GDT2T_hap1 containing:
- the LOC114826931 gene encoding uncharacterized protein isoform X1, translating into MDEVMTAADATTSSSPSTAAAIPSNLALLAALLACALAQFLKLFTTWYKEKRWDSKKMLDSGGMPSSHSATVTALAVAVGLEDGTGGPAFAIAFVLACIVMYDASGVRLHAGRQAELLNLIVCELPPEHPLSSVRPLRDSLGHTPLQVAAGAVLGCIVAYLMSNTK
- the LOC114826932 gene encoding uncharacterized protein, encoding MDFELRRAREKLEKEQKERKESARRKLEKERKAKEEAKKLREAIDAERSRRLFDAAQAQLKVDEQMQESLLVGRGVMFYRVFEAVRCQGSGDKIKLPASCFNELQDQGAFDQGPLYFKLSTVHQGGSSEMIDADKEKGRSTHSGVLEFTADEGFVGLPPHVWQNLFPTDTPNIPLIEVLYVWLSKGTYAKLQPLRVGFSDLPNHKAILETSLRQHATLSEDDIFTVNYGELVYKLQVLELKPSSSVSVLETDIEVDIVGADNDSEKTHENVLKPLIFGTLESGTVDEGHYTYYKFTIDNDTWEKIASGDAKVEVRIEAEPNSGDTDIYISKHPLIFPTRHQHEWSSHDIGSKVLILGSKDKSLEAGTYSVGVYGFKGTTKYQASVNVQDDSNRTMGQQAVSSSSAMDMDTVECKNCKRYIPSRTISLHEAYCSRHNVVCQHAGCGVVLRVEEAKNHVHCPKCEQAFHQGEMEKHMKVFHEPLHCSCGIVLEKEEMVQHQASVCPLRLIACRFCGDMVQAGNSAIDVRDRMRGLSEHESACGSRTAPCDSCGRSVMLKEMDIHRVAVHQKN
- the LOC114826931 gene encoding uncharacterized protein isoform X2, encoding MDEVMTAADATTSSSPSTAAAIPSNLALLAALLACALAQFLKLFTTWYKEKRWDSKKMLDSGGMPSSHSATVTALAVAVGLEDGTGGPAFAIAFVLACIVMYDASGVRLHAGRQAESILCPALDLCAIHLDILRYRLLQVLCWDA